One stretch of Aquimarina sp. Aq107 DNA includes these proteins:
- a CDS encoding aldo/keto reductase: MKYTTLPNTDIKVSKICLGSMTWGEQNTESEGHQQIDYAINQGVNFIDTAELYSVPAKKETQGSTERIIGSWLKKSGKRDKVVIASKIVGPAEFSKHIRNEGFTKEEIKDAIHKSLERLQTDYIDLYQLHWPERHTNYFGQLGYTHDEEDAWKDNFATILESLNDFIKEGKIRHIGVSNETAYGMMRYTEEARKGAPKMITIQNPYNLLNRKDEIGLVEVLHRENVGHLPYSPLGFGMLTGKYLEEIPKNSRVDLFPNYNRYMNENSYKATRLYNEIAKKHNISLTQLSLAFVNQQPFVTSNIIGATSIEQLTENINSIDVILSNEIINEINEIHAQIPNPAP, translated from the coding sequence ATGAAGTATACAACATTACCAAATACGGATATTAAAGTTAGTAAAATATGTTTAGGTTCTATGACTTGGGGCGAGCAAAACACTGAGTCAGAAGGTCATCAGCAAATAGATTACGCAATTAATCAAGGAGTAAATTTTATAGATACTGCCGAGCTTTATTCTGTACCTGCCAAAAAAGAAACTCAAGGAAGTACTGAACGCATAATTGGTAGTTGGTTAAAAAAATCAGGAAAAAGGGATAAGGTAGTAATAGCTTCAAAAATTGTAGGTCCTGCAGAGTTTTCTAAACATATTAGAAATGAAGGTTTTACTAAAGAAGAAATTAAAGATGCAATCCATAAGAGTTTAGAAAGATTGCAAACGGATTATATTGACTTATACCAGTTGCATTGGCCAGAAAGGCATACTAATTATTTTGGACAACTTGGATATACTCATGATGAAGAAGATGCTTGGAAAGATAATTTTGCCACAATTTTAGAGAGCCTTAATGATTTTATAAAAGAAGGTAAAATAAGACATATCGGTGTTTCTAATGAGACCGCGTATGGTATGATGCGTTATACCGAAGAAGCTAGAAAAGGAGCGCCTAAAATGATTACAATACAAAATCCATATAACTTATTAAATAGAAAAGATGAAATAGGACTTGTAGAAGTTTTACATCGCGAAAATGTAGGACATCTACCGTATTCTCCACTAGGTTTCGGGATGCTTACAGGTAAATATCTAGAGGAAATACCTAAAAACTCTAGAGTAGACCTTTTTCCTAACTATAATCGATATATGAATGAGAATAGTTATAAGGCAACTAGATTGTATAATGAGATTGCTAAAAAACATAATATTAGTCTGACACAATTATCACTAGCATTTGTGAATCAGCAACCTTTTGTAACTAGTAATATTATTGGTGCAACTTCTATCGAGCAACTAACCGAAAATATTAATAGCATCGATGTGATTTTATCAAACGAAATAATCAATGAAATTAATGAAATTCACGCGCAAATACCCAATCCAGCTCCTTAG
- a CDS encoding exodeoxyribonuclease III: MKIISYNVNGIRAALKKGFIEWLIQADPDVICLQEIKANKEQLDLDVFADAGYKYNYWYSAQKKGYSGVAILSKTEPDHIEYGTGIDYMDHEGRNLRADFNGVSIMSLYLPSGTNIERVDHKLKFMDDFQEYINELKKSYPNLVILGDYNICHQAIDIHDPVRNKNVSGFLPVEREWIGNFIESGFIDSFRYFNADPHNYSWWSYRANARANNKGWRLDYGMVAKLLQDKLERAVILSEAKHSDHCPIMVELNM, from the coding sequence GTGAAAATAATATCATACAACGTAAATGGAATCCGTGCAGCACTAAAAAAAGGGTTTATAGAATGGTTGATACAAGCAGATCCGGATGTGATTTGTTTACAAGAAATCAAGGCAAATAAGGAACAATTAGATCTAGATGTTTTTGCAGATGCAGGATACAAATATAATTATTGGTATAGCGCACAGAAAAAAGGATATAGTGGTGTCGCTATTTTATCTAAAACAGAACCAGATCATATAGAGTACGGAACAGGTATCGATTATATGGATCATGAAGGTCGTAATCTTAGAGCCGATTTTAATGGTGTTTCTATTATGAGTTTATATCTACCAAGTGGAACGAATATAGAACGTGTAGACCATAAACTTAAGTTTATGGATGACTTTCAGGAATATATTAATGAGTTAAAAAAATCATATCCTAATTTAGTAATTCTAGGAGATTATAATATTTGTCATCAAGCAATTGATATTCACGATCCGGTACGTAATAAAAATGTATCAGGGTTTTTGCCAGTAGAGAGAGAATGGATCGGTAATTTTATAGAAAGTGGATTTATAGATTCTTTTAGGTATTTTAATGCAGATCCTCATAATTATTCGTGGTGGAGTTATAGAGCCAATGCTAGAGCTAATAATAAGGGTTGGCGTTTAGATTATGGTATGGTCGCGAAACTATTGCAAGATAAATTAGAAAGAGCCGTTATTTTATCAGAAGCAAAGCATAGCGATCATTGTCCGATTATGGTAGAATTGAATATGTAA
- a CDS encoding lysylphosphatidylglycerol synthase transmembrane domain-containing protein, whose translation MNPKLIKILKIILPFMLGVFLIWYFLSSATPEYRKELLENIKNADPIWVLLSLGLGIISHISRAYRWKFLLNPLGYNPKLYNSFMAVMAGYLANLGVPRSGEVLRGFTVSTYEKIPFEKAFGTIVSERIIDLIMLIIVTTGAGILQTEYLLNFLEEKNINPLLTLGIILGLIILGVLGLKILQKSSNKWIVKIRDFGMGLLDGMKSIFKMKQKWAFLFHTLLIWFLYILMFYVIKFAVPNLHSASLGVILVAFVVGSFSMSTTNGGIGILPFPIVVGAVFVFFSFEKSDGEAFGWILWGSQTAINIVVGALSFLFLPILNRGKTT comes from the coding sequence GTGAATCCTAAACTTATAAAAATCTTAAAAATAATACTCCCATTTATGTTGGGAGTTTTTTTAATATGGTATTTTCTAAGCTCCGCAACTCCAGAGTACAGAAAAGAATTATTGGAAAACATTAAGAATGCCGATCCAATTTGGGTGTTATTATCTCTTGGGCTTGGTATTATTTCCCATATTTCTAGAGCATATCGTTGGAAATTTCTATTAAACCCATTAGGATACAACCCTAAACTATATAATAGTTTTATGGCAGTAATGGCTGGGTACTTAGCTAACCTAGGCGTACCTAGATCAGGAGAAGTACTGCGCGGTTTTACTGTGTCAACTTATGAAAAAATTCCTTTCGAAAAAGCATTTGGAACTATCGTCTCGGAAAGAATAATAGACCTTATCATGTTAATTATTGTAACCACGGGAGCTGGTATTTTGCAGACTGAGTATTTGCTTAATTTTCTTGAAGAAAAAAACATTAATCCTTTACTTACTCTAGGAATCATTTTAGGGTTAATTATTTTAGGGGTTTTAGGACTTAAGATCCTTCAAAAATCATCCAATAAGTGGATAGTTAAAATTAGGGATTTCGGTATGGGTTTATTAGATGGAATGAAAAGTATATTCAAAATGAAACAAAAATGGGCTTTTCTATTTCATACACTATTAATATGGTTCTTATATATATTAATGTTTTATGTAATAAAATTTGCTGTCCCTAATTTACATAGTGCTTCATTAGGAGTAATTCTAGTAGCATTTGTAGTTGGCTCTTTTTCAATGTCTACTACTAATGGCGGGATTGGTATTTTACCATTTCCAATTGTAGTCGGTGCTGTTTTCGTTTTTTTTAGCTTCGAGAAAAGTGATGGAGAAGCTTTTGGATGGATTCTTTGGGGTTCGCAAACAGCAATAAATATTGTTGTTGGGGCGTTATCATTTTTATTCCTCCCCATTTTAAACAGAGGAAAAACAACATAA
- a CDS encoding endonuclease domain-containing protein has product MKKRKIIPYNPKLKEYARQLRNNSTKSEILLWQKLKRKQLYGYDFHRQKPIDNYILDFFCYELMLGIEIDGYSHQLVEVYNKDIVKEKAMNRLGVNILRFTDQQIFKDMFNVLLAIEDYIQSYENENI; this is encoded by the coding sequence ATGAAAAAAAGAAAAATCATTCCATATAATCCTAAGCTAAAAGAATATGCAAGACAATTGCGAAATAATAGCACAAAGTCAGAAATATTGTTATGGCAAAAATTAAAAAGAAAGCAATTATATGGGTATGATTTTCATAGACAAAAACCAATAGATAATTATATATTAGATTTCTTTTGTTATGAGTTGATGTTAGGAATAGAGATTGACGGATATTCTCATCAATTAGTTGAAGTTTACAACAAAGATATTGTCAAAGAAAAGGCAATGAACAGACTTGGGGTTAATATTCTGAGATTTACAGACCAACAGATATTTAAAGATATGTTTAATGTATTATTAGCTATAGAAGATTATATTCAAAGTTATGAAAATGAAAATATCTAA
- the radA gene encoding DNA repair protein RadA translates to MAKTKTVFFCQNCGAQYAKWQGQCTSCKEWNTIAEEVVQKASKNDWKDPNTSSKENRISKPLKISEIDTSYEARYNTDDLELNRVLGGGIVPGSLTLLGGEPGIGKSTLLLQISLKLPYKTLYVSGEESQKQIKMRAERIQSKTDNCLILTETKTQNIFRQIEATEPDIVIIDSIQTLHSDYIESSAGSISQIRECTTELIKFAKETATPVILIGHITKDGNIAGPKILEHMVDTVLQFEGDRNHVYRILRALKNRFGSTSELGIYEMLGSGLREVSNPSEILISKKEEELSGTAIAATVEGMRPLMIEIQALVSTAVYGTPQRSATGYNLKRLNMILAVLEKRAGFRLGAKDVFLNITGGISVDDPAIDLAVVAAILSSNEDIPIAKDFCFAAEVGLAGEIRPINKVEQRIQEAEKLGFATIFVSKYNKISNQNTAINIQLVAKIEDVVEYLFG, encoded by the coding sequence ATGGCTAAAACTAAAACTGTTTTTTTCTGTCAAAATTGTGGTGCCCAATATGCAAAATGGCAAGGACAATGCACATCATGTAAAGAATGGAATACCATCGCAGAGGAAGTAGTTCAGAAAGCTTCAAAAAATGACTGGAAAGATCCTAACACATCTTCCAAAGAAAATAGAATTTCTAAACCATTAAAAATTTCTGAAATTGATACTAGTTATGAAGCAAGATATAATACTGATGATTTAGAACTGAACAGGGTTCTTGGTGGTGGAATTGTACCTGGTTCACTTACCTTGTTGGGAGGAGAACCTGGTATAGGAAAAAGCACATTATTATTACAGATTAGTTTAAAACTTCCATATAAAACTTTATATGTTTCGGGAGAAGAGAGCCAAAAACAAATTAAGATGCGTGCAGAACGTATTCAATCTAAAACAGATAATTGTTTAATTCTTACTGAAACTAAAACTCAGAATATCTTTAGACAAATTGAGGCTACTGAACCTGATATTGTCATTATAGATTCAATACAAACACTACATAGCGACTATATAGAGAGCAGTGCTGGGAGTATTTCACAAATTAGAGAATGTACCACAGAACTTATCAAGTTTGCTAAAGAAACTGCTACTCCTGTTATTCTAATTGGTCATATCACAAAAGATGGAAATATTGCAGGACCTAAAATTCTCGAACACATGGTAGATACTGTGCTTCAGTTTGAAGGAGATCGAAATCACGTGTACAGAATTTTAAGAGCTCTAAAAAACCGTTTTGGATCTACATCCGAATTAGGAATTTATGAAATGCTAGGAAGTGGGTTAAGAGAAGTTTCCAATCCTAGTGAAATTCTGATCTCTAAAAAAGAAGAAGAGCTAAGCGGAACTGCAATCGCCGCTACAGTCGAAGGCATGAGACCATTGATGATAGAAATACAGGCACTAGTTAGTACTGCAGTCTATGGGACTCCTCAAAGAAGTGCTACAGGTTACAATCTGAAACGTTTAAACATGATCCTTGCAGTATTAGAAAAGCGTGCAGGATTTAGATTAGGAGCTAAGGATGTATTTCTAAATATAACAGGTGGTATTTCTGTAGATGATCCAGCAATTGATTTAGCTGTAGTTGCAGCCATATTATCTTCTAATGAAGATATTCCGATAGCCAAAGATTTTTGCTTTGCCGCAGAAGTAGGGTTAGCCGGAGAAATTAGACCTATAAATAAAGTAGAACAAAGAATTCAGGAAGCAGAGAAATTAGGTTTTGCGACCATTTTCGTTTCTAAATACAATAAAATTTCTAATCAAAATACCGCAATCAACATTCAACTTGTTGCCAAAATTGAAGATGTAGTTGAGTATTTATTTGGTTAA
- a CDS encoding OmpA family protein, whose product MIKRIAILICIGTFATSCVSSKVHKELEGKYARLKRDNRKLQDTYKALQKTSDADKLALDRLNKEYEKTRVERDELRTKYDALSTNYENLKNSYDALGKNSAEALNANNKRNRELLAQLEEKEKTLAAERNRLEKLQRDLESRSKRVDELEGLIAAKDAKMQALKSAISKALRNFEGKGLTVEERNGKVYISMENKLLFASGSWAVGTQGRQAVKQLGSVLGENNDIAVLIEGHTDNVPYTGNGQLKGNWDLSTKRATAIVNLLLENPQIDAQNLTAAGRGEFSPVASNETSTGKAKNRRIEVILTPKLDEISKLLNDI is encoded by the coding sequence ATGATAAAAAGAATTGCGATACTAATATGTATAGGAACATTTGCTACTTCGTGTGTTTCTTCTAAAGTACATAAGGAATTAGAAGGTAAATATGCTCGATTAAAAAGAGATAATAGAAAGTTGCAGGATACTTATAAAGCTTTACAAAAAACTAGTGATGCGGATAAATTGGCATTGGATCGGCTCAATAAGGAGTATGAAAAGACAAGGGTAGAAAGAGATGAATTACGAACCAAATATGATGCGCTTTCTACGAATTATGAAAATCTAAAAAACTCCTATGATGCATTAGGAAAAAATAGTGCAGAAGCTCTAAATGCAAATAATAAGAGAAATAGAGAATTATTAGCGCAACTAGAGGAAAAAGAAAAAACCTTAGCTGCAGAACGAAATCGATTAGAAAAACTGCAGAGAGATTTAGAGAGTCGTTCTAAACGTGTAGATGAATTAGAAGGATTGATTGCAGCAAAGGATGCTAAAATGCAAGCTCTAAAAAGTGCTATTTCTAAAGCTTTACGAAATTTTGAAGGAAAGGGATTAACGGTCGAAGAACGAAATGGTAAAGTGTATATCTCTATGGAAAACAAACTTTTATTTGCTTCTGGTAGTTGGGCGGTAGGAACGCAGGGAAGACAGGCGGTAAAACAATTAGGATCTGTTTTAGGAGAAAATAATGATATTGCTGTACTTATAGAAGGTCATACGGATAATGTACCATATACGGGTAATGGCCAGTTAAAAGGAAACTGGGATTTATCTACAAAGAGAGCAACGGCGATTGTAAATCTTTTATTAGAGAATCCACAAATAGATGCACAGAATCTCACCGCTGCAGGAAGAGGAGAATTCTCTCCAGTAGCATCTAATGAAACATCAACAGGTAAGGCAAAGAACAGAAGGATAGAAGTAATCTTAACTCCTAAGTTAGATGAAATATCTAAATTGTTAAACGATATATAA
- a CDS encoding alpha/beta hydrolase codes for MKKSIFLILISLFTSISFGQVKYETFRSIKLDQNRDLKIQLPRNYEKNEDKIYPVIIVLDGDHLFEPVAGNVDYFSYWEDMPESIVVGVLQRKTREDDCRYDLASYLPEGKGAAFFEFIGQELLPYIDQTYRTAQLKMIVGHDYTSNFINYFLFKDNPIFQAYINLSPELTPPMEERIFNVLSNAKSDVWYYLATATNDADNIKKNLIAVDEKLATIENPEVNYFFDNFNESSHYTLVGRAVPKALETIFEMYRPISKKTYKEDILTLETSLYDYLVDIYDTTEKLYGFKRQIRVNDFIAISTAIEKKELWEELEPLGKLAIKEHPETMLGYYYLGLGYEQLGEPKKAMRAYENGFLLNEIAFLTKDYMLEKVNKIKEDFGY; via the coding sequence ATGAAGAAAAGTATATTTTTAATTCTTATATCCCTCTTTACCTCCATATCATTTGGTCAGGTAAAATATGAAACATTTAGATCTATAAAGTTAGATCAAAACCGTGATTTAAAAATTCAACTACCGCGGAATTATGAGAAAAATGAGGATAAAATATATCCTGTTATTATTGTTTTGGATGGAGATCATTTATTCGAACCTGTAGCTGGTAATGTTGATTATTTTTCCTATTGGGAAGACATGCCAGAGTCAATCGTAGTAGGAGTCTTACAAAGAAAGACAAGAGAGGACGATTGCAGATATGATTTAGCTAGCTATCTACCAGAAGGAAAAGGAGCAGCCTTTTTTGAGTTTATTGGCCAAGAATTATTACCATATATTGACCAGACATATAGAACAGCTCAACTTAAAATGATCGTTGGTCACGATTATACTTCTAATTTTATCAATTACTTCTTATTTAAAGACAACCCAATTTTTCAGGCCTATATAAATCTAAGTCCAGAATTGACTCCACCCATGGAAGAGCGAATTTTTAATGTGCTTAGTAATGCAAAATCCGATGTATGGTACTACCTAGCTACAGCTACAAACGATGCTGATAATATTAAAAAAAACTTGATAGCAGTAGACGAAAAATTAGCTACTATTGAAAATCCAGAGGTTAATTACTTCTTTGATAACTTTAACGAATCCTCTCATTATACTCTAGTAGGTCGTGCCGTTCCAAAGGCTTTAGAAACAATTTTCGAAATGTATCGCCCAATCAGTAAGAAAACTTATAAAGAAGACATTCTTACTTTAGAAACATCGCTCTATGATTATCTAGTAGATATATATGATACTACAGAAAAACTATATGGGTTTAAACGCCAGATTAGGGTAAATGATTTTATCGCTATTTCTACTGCGATAGAAAAAAAGGAATTATGGGAAGAATTAGAACCTTTAGGAAAATTAGCTATTAAAGAACATCCGGAAACTATGTTAGGATACTATTATCTTGGTTTAGGATACGAACAACTTGGCGAACCCAAAAAAGCAATGAGAGCATATGAGAATGGATTCTTATTAAATGAAATAGCTTTTCTTACTAAAGACTATATGCTGGAAAAAGTGAATAAAATTAAAGAAGATTTTGGTTACTAA
- the panD gene encoding aspartate 1-decarboxylase has translation MFVHVVKSKIHRVKVTGADLNYIGSITIDEDLMDAANIVEGEKVQIVNNNNGERLETYAIPGPRNSGEITLNGAAARKVAKGDVLILITYAMMDIEEAKKFKPSLLFPNEENNLLK, from the coding sequence ATGTTTGTACACGTTGTAAAATCAAAAATTCATCGCGTCAAGGTAACCGGCGCAGATCTAAATTATATAGGAAGTATAACCATTGATGAAGATTTAATGGATGCTGCTAATATAGTAGAAGGTGAAAAAGTGCAGATCGTCAATAATAACAATGGCGAACGACTAGAAACCTATGCAATTCCAGGACCAAGAAATAGTGGAGAAATAACACTGAATGGAGCTGCTGCCAGAAAAGTAGCTAAAGGAGATGTTTTAATCCTTATTACTTATGCTATGATGGATATCGAAGAAGCTAAAAAATTTAAACCATCTCTTTTATTTCCTAATGAGGAAAATAATTTACTAAAGTAA
- the panC gene encoding pantoate--beta-alanine ligase, whose amino-acid sequence MRVYEKRLDVEQDVADLHKQKKSIGFVPTMGALHLGHLALVKKAIDENQIVVVSIFVNPTQFNNSEDLINYPRTLESDIALLSQVSDDIIVFAPLPKEIYGEETKSINYDFKGLENEMEGKFRPGHFDGVGTVLKHFFTIISPTRAYFGEKDFQQLQIVRKLVAIEKMSLEIIGCPIYREESGLALSSRNKRLTQEQLLTSPLIYKTLSQVKNDFGTKSVKELTDWVSKQFKNNDLLELEYFEIAKVSDLKSIRRKRKNTKYRAFIAVFAGEVRLIDNIALN is encoded by the coding sequence ATGCGGGTATACGAGAAAAGACTGGACGTTGAACAAGATGTTGCAGACTTACATAAACAAAAAAAAAGCATTGGTTTTGTCCCCACAATGGGAGCTTTACACCTTGGGCACCTTGCTCTAGTAAAAAAAGCAATTGATGAAAATCAAATTGTAGTAGTCAGCATATTTGTTAATCCTACTCAATTTAATAATTCTGAAGATTTAATAAATTATCCGCGTACTTTGGAGTCTGATATAGCACTTTTATCTCAAGTATCTGATGATATTATTGTGTTTGCTCCTCTACCGAAAGAAATATACGGAGAGGAAACAAAATCCATTAATTATGATTTTAAAGGGTTAGAAAATGAAATGGAAGGTAAATTTAGACCAGGTCATTTTGATGGAGTAGGAACCGTACTTAAACATTTTTTCACTATCATTTCACCAACTAGAGCCTATTTTGGCGAAAAAGATTTTCAGCAACTACAAATTGTCAGAAAATTAGTTGCAATCGAAAAAATGTCATTAGAAATTATAGGTTGTCCAATTTATAGAGAAGAAAGTGGTTTAGCGTTAAGTTCTAGAAACAAAAGACTAACCCAGGAACAACTTCTAACATCTCCTTTGATTTACAAAACATTAAGTCAAGTCAAAAATGATTTTGGCACAAAAAGTGTAAAGGAATTAACAGATTGGGTTTCGAAACAATTTAAAAACAATGATCTTCTAGAACTAGAATATTTTGAGATCGCTAAAGTTTCTGACCTGAAATCAATCCGAAGAAAACGGAAGAACACTAAATATCGAGCTTTTATAGCAGTTTTTGCAGGAGAAGTTAGACTTATTGATAACATAGCCCTAAATTAA
- a CDS encoding glycogen/starch synthase, whose amino-acid sequence MKDKRILYVSSEVIPYLPETEISSMSFEAPRMVNSKGGQIRIFMPRYGNINERRHQLHEVIRLSGMNLVINDLDMPLIIKVASIPKERMQVYFIDNEDYFKRKATLTDEEGNLFPDNDERAIFFAKGVIETVKKLNWSPDVIHVHGWLASMLPLYLRNYYANEPLFNDSKIVTSVYDHGYKGTLDKNMLEKVKFDGIDEDKITDLAKPTYNNVMKVAIDNSDAIIIGSEEIPAELSKHLETIDQPVLEYKKPDEFADAYEAFYQTEVLV is encoded by the coding sequence ATGAAAGACAAGAGGATATTGTACGTATCATCAGAAGTAATACCTTACCTACCAGAGACAGAGATTTCATCTATGTCTTTTGAAGCACCACGAATGGTAAATAGTAAAGGCGGGCAAATTAGAATTTTTATGCCTAGATATGGAAATATTAATGAACGAAGACACCAGTTACACGAAGTAATTCGTTTATCTGGGATGAATCTAGTCATTAATGACCTAGATATGCCTTTAATTATCAAAGTTGCTTCTATTCCTAAAGAAAGGATGCAGGTTTATTTTATTGATAATGAGGATTATTTTAAAAGAAAGGCAACGCTAACTGATGAAGAAGGAAACTTGTTCCCTGATAATGATGAACGAGCAATATTCTTTGCAAAAGGTGTAATTGAAACAGTTAAGAAATTAAATTGGTCGCCAGATGTAATTCATGTTCATGGATGGCTAGCGTCAATGCTGCCTCTATATCTTAGAAACTATTATGCGAATGAACCTTTGTTTAATGATAGTAAGATTGTAACTTCTGTTTATGATCATGGATATAAAGGAACATTGGATAAAAACATGCTGGAGAAAGTAAAATTTGATGGTATTGATGAAGATAAGATCACTGATTTAGCAAAACCAACGTATAACAATGTTATGAAAGTTGCGATTGATAATTCTGATGCGATTATTATTGGGTCTGAAGAAATTCCAGCAGAACTTTCTAAACATTTAGAAACTATCGACCAACCTGTATTAGAATATAAAAAACCAGATGAATTTGCAGATGCCTATGAAGCCTTCTATCAAACAGAGGTGTTGGTATAG